One window of Prochlorococcus marinus XMU1405 genomic DNA carries:
- a CDS encoding YlqD family protein, with the protein METKNSISIKRSIAIKAVVTPTWKEDAEKELSKAISNIDQQLSQLEQEGQQIVNNIRSQSVNPLDPRVQEQVSQVQQQVAAKRNEIEEQKRNLLQQQSQVRELKMDEIVDQGQVDSFCDVTVGDNLIEKMQVSITVKDGVIQSIDNN; encoded by the coding sequence ATGGAAACAAAAAACTCAATATCTATAAAGCGCTCAATAGCTATTAAAGCTGTAGTTACACCAACTTGGAAAGAGGATGCTGAAAAAGAATTAAGTAAAGCAATTTCAAATATTGACCAGCAATTATCTCAACTTGAGCAGGAGGGGCAGCAAATAGTAAATAATATTCGATCCCAATCGGTTAATCCTCTGGATCCAAGAGTCCAAGAACAGGTTAGTCAGGTGCAACAACAAGTGGCAGCAAAACGAAATGAAATTGAAGAACAAAAAAGAAATCTACTTCAACAACAGAGTCAAGTGCGCGAATTAAAAATGGACGAAATTGTTGATCAAGGACAAGTCGATAGTTTCTGTGATGTCACTGTGGGAGACAATCTTATTGAAAAAATGCAAGTCTCAATTACCGTTAAAGATGGAGTTATTCAATCTATAGATAATAATTAA
- a CDS encoding dihydrolipoamide acetyltransferase family protein, with translation MSHEIFMPALSSTMTEGKIVEWLKNPGDKVERGESVLVVESDKADMDVESFQDGYLAAVLMPAGSTAPVGETIGLIVENEDEIASVQEQNKGNQSEVSTSDQLELVSNKTEEKPVVQTENIKKEAEEVVLKSEKPVSSFNVDQINAATSNVSSRIIASPRAKKLASQMGVDLAKVHGSGPHGRIQADDILKANGQPVSIPWIGEGGSPASIPGANLGVESKPETPGNSFGNPGETVQFNTLQKAVNKNMESSLEVPCFRVGYSINTNKLDNFYKKVKQNGVTMTALLVKAVAKTLKKHPQVNSSFSENGISYPENINIAVAVAMEDGGLITPVLKEPCNTDLFELSREWKDLVKRSRSKQLEPDEYSTGTFTLSNLGMFGVDRFDAILPPGTGAILAIASSKPTVVANSDGSISVKKIMQVNLTADHRVIYGADGASFLKDLANLIENEPETLVS, from the coding sequence ATGTCTCACGAAATATTTATGCCTGCCTTGAGTTCTACTATGACGGAGGGCAAGATTGTGGAATGGTTGAAAAATCCGGGAGATAAGGTTGAAAGAGGTGAATCTGTCTTGGTTGTTGAATCTGATAAGGCAGATATGGATGTTGAATCTTTTCAAGATGGATATCTTGCAGCAGTTTTAATGCCTGCCGGCAGCACTGCACCTGTTGGAGAAACTATCGGTCTCATTGTAGAAAATGAGGACGAGATAGCTTCTGTCCAAGAACAAAATAAAGGAAATCAATCCGAAGTCTCAACTTCAGACCAACTGGAATTGGTAAGCAATAAAACTGAAGAAAAACCAGTAGTCCAGACTGAAAATATCAAGAAAGAAGCTGAAGAAGTTGTCTTAAAGAGTGAAAAGCCTGTCTCATCTTTTAATGTTGATCAAATTAATGCTGCAACAAGTAATGTTTCTTCTAGGATAATTGCATCTCCAAGAGCTAAAAAACTTGCCTCTCAAATGGGTGTTGATTTAGCAAAAGTTCATGGATCTGGCCCTCACGGAAGGATTCAAGCCGATGATATTTTAAAAGCTAATGGCCAACCTGTTTCTATACCATGGATAGGAGAAGGTGGTTCTCCTGCAAGTATTCCTGGTGCAAATTTGGGAGTTGAAAGTAAACCAGAAACTCCAGGAAATAGTTTTGGCAATCCTGGAGAAACAGTTCAATTTAATACTCTTCAAAAAGCGGTAAATAAAAATATGGAATCTAGTTTAGAAGTTCCATGTTTTAGGGTAGGTTACTCTATCAATACAAATAAATTAGATAATTTCTATAAAAAGGTAAAACAGAACGGAGTTACTATGACTGCTTTACTTGTAAAGGCAGTTGCAAAGACACTAAAGAAACATCCTCAAGTTAACTCAAGCTTTTCAGAAAATGGGATTTCTTATCCAGAAAATATAAATATTGCTGTTGCTGTTGCAATGGAAGATGGGGGACTAATAACTCCAGTATTAAAAGAACCATGCAATACTGATTTATTTGAATTATCTAGGGAATGGAAAGATCTCGTAAAAAGATCGAGATCAAAACAATTAGAACCAGATGAATACTCAACGGGAACTTTTACATTATCTAACCTTGGTATGTTTGGTGTTGATAGATTTGACGCAATACTACCCCCAGGGACCGGTGCGATCTTAGCGATAGCATCATCGAAACCAACTGTTGTAGCAAATAGTGATGGTTCAATATCTGTTAAAAAAATAATGCAAGTAAATCTTACAGCTGATCACAGAGTGATCTATGGAGCTGATGGTGCTTCATTCTTGAAAGACTTGGCTAACCTGATTGAAAATGAGCCAGAGACACTTGTATCTTAA
- the queA gene encoding tRNA preQ1(34) S-adenosylmethionine ribosyltransferase-isomerase QueA codes for MISQINKDESDYRLESYDYLLDPSLIASKPSPIRHESRLMIVRNSVLEEDCLTNKFTKNLLDEFREGDLVVVNNTKVMKARLKVELENGTLVELLVLERSHECVWLCLAKPAKKLKINRKIILKSPSAQNINLMVDGVDEETGGRFIKFPENITDLNSMNDLLDKYGEIPLPPYIKNTEEESFHENSYQTEYATNPGAVAAPTAGLHLSKSLISNLKKKGVIILPITLHVGYGTFKPIDQEDLSNLKLHKEWVSVNKEVVEEIKKIKKTDRRIIAIGTTSVRALESCYSHEINDYIPIAKYVDLVIKPGYKFKVVDGLLTNFHLPKSSLLLLVSAMIGRERLLDLYEKAIKEKFRFFSYGDAMYISPDSLLEKK; via the coding sequence TTGATTTCTCAAATTAATAAAGACGAAAGTGATTACAGGCTTGAATCTTATGATTATTTACTTGATCCTTCATTAATTGCTAGTAAACCTTCTCCAATTAGGCATGAATCAAGATTGATGATAGTTAGAAATAGTGTTTTAGAAGAAGACTGCTTAACTAATAAATTTACTAAGAATCTTTTAGATGAATTTAGAGAAGGCGATCTTGTAGTTGTTAACAATACTAAGGTAATGAAAGCTAGGTTAAAGGTTGAATTAGAAAATGGAACGTTAGTCGAATTATTAGTCTTAGAAAGATCCCATGAATGTGTTTGGTTATGTTTGGCAAAGCCAGCGAAAAAGTTAAAAATAAATAGAAAAATAATATTAAAATCTCCTTCTGCACAAAATATTAATTTGATGGTTGATGGGGTTGATGAAGAAACTGGAGGGAGATTTATTAAATTTCCTGAAAATATAACTGATCTTAATTCAATGAATGATCTTCTTGATAAATATGGGGAAATCCCTCTCCCGCCTTATATAAAAAATACCGAAGAAGAATCTTTTCATGAGAATAGTTATCAAACTGAGTATGCAACTAATCCAGGGGCCGTTGCTGCGCCAACTGCTGGTTTACACTTAAGCAAAAGTCTTATTTCCAATCTAAAAAAAAAAGGAGTAATAATTTTACCGATAACTTTGCACGTGGGCTATGGAACATTCAAACCAATTGATCAAGAAGATCTAAGTAACTTAAAACTTCATAAAGAATGGGTAAGTGTTAATAAGGAAGTAGTGGAGGAAATAAAAAAAATAAAGAAAACAGATAGAAGAATAATTGCTATTGGGACAACTAGCGTGAGAGCTCTTGAAAGTTGTTATTCTCACGAAATTAATGACTATATTCCCATAGCGAAGTACGTGGATTTAGTAATTAAGCCAGGTTATAAATTTAAGGTAGTGGATGGATTATTAACTAATTTTCATCTTCCTAAAAGTTCATTATTACTTTTAGTAAGCGCAATGATTGGTAGAGAAAGATTATTAGATTTGTATGAAAAAGCCATAAAAGAAAAATTTAGATTTTTCTCTTATGGCGATGCGATGTATATTTCACCAGATTCATTACTGGAGAAAAAATAG
- the cysK gene encoding cysteine synthase A: MAKIYEDNSFAIGNTPLVKLKSVTKNAKATVLAKIEGRNPAYSVKCRIGANMIWDAEKSGKLTKDKTIVEPTSGNTGIALAFTASARGYKLILTMPESMSIERRRVMAVLGAEIVLTEASKGMPGAIAKAKEIAESNPSQYFMPGQFDNPANPEIHFKTTGPEIWDDCDGEIDVLVAGVGTGGTITGVSRYIKQEKGKKITSVAVEPSHSPVITQTMNGEEVKSGPHKIQGIGAGFIPKNLDLTIVDKVEQVTNDESIEMALRLAKEEGLLVGISCGAAAAAAVRLAEQDEYAGKTIVVVLPDLAERYLSSIMFTEVPSGIIQEPVKA; encoded by the coding sequence ATGGCAAAAATTTATGAGGACAACAGTTTTGCTATTGGAAACACTCCATTAGTAAAATTAAAATCAGTTACTAAAAACGCGAAAGCTACAGTACTTGCAAAAATTGAAGGTAGAAACCCTGCTTATAGTGTCAAATGCAGGATTGGCGCCAACATGATCTGGGATGCCGAGAAAAGTGGGAAGCTCACAAAAGACAAAACTATTGTTGAGCCAACTTCTGGAAATACAGGAATTGCTCTAGCTTTTACTGCTTCAGCAAGAGGTTATAAACTCATCCTTACAATGCCAGAATCCATGTCAATTGAAAGAAGAAGGGTTATGGCAGTGTTGGGTGCTGAAATTGTTTTAACAGAAGCATCTAAAGGTATGCCTGGAGCAATAGCTAAGGCTAAAGAAATTGCAGAAAGTAATCCTTCTCAATATTTCATGCCAGGTCAATTTGATAATCCAGCAAACCCCGAAATTCATTTCAAAACTACTGGACCAGAAATCTGGGATGATTGCGATGGTGAAATTGATGTCTTAGTTGCAGGGGTTGGAACTGGCGGCACAATTACAGGAGTTTCAAGATACATTAAGCAAGAAAAGGGCAAAAAAATTACTTCTGTAGCTGTAGAACCATCACATAGTCCTGTTATTACACAGACAATGAATGGAGAAGAGGTTAAATCTGGACCACATAAAATTCAAGGAATTGGAGCAGGATTTATTCCTAAGAACCTTGACTTAACAATTGTAGATAAGGTTGAACAAGTGACAAATGACGAGTCAATCGAGATGGCTCTTAGATTAGCAAAAGAAGAAGGTTTATTAGTCGGAATATCTTGTGGAGCTGCTGCTGCTGCTGCTGTTAGATTAGCTGAACAAGATGAATATGCGGGGAAAACTATTGTAGTTGTTCTACCTGATTTAGCAGAGAGATATTTATCATCAATTATGTTTACTGAAGTTCCAAGCGGAATCATTCAAGAACCAGTCAAAGCCTAA